From one Psilocybe cubensis strain MGC-MH-2018 chromosome 13, whole genome shotgun sequence genomic stretch:
- a CDS encoding Delta(14)-sterol reductase, whose translation MIDPGVEVGYWTHALIEVAIILGAHWCPEWGRCKQIVEYLLPHGQVFLSPATVVAAVLGATAGAIRYQSFRELGRHFTYHITIMKDHKLITTGPYALVRHPGYMGWTFLYPAMAIYYMAPGSWFRETGMYARKEGWLLILPMFIASVALMELAVRRSNAEDELLKKEFGKEWERWADRVRYKFVPGLY comes from the coding sequence ATGATTGACCCGGGCGTGGAGGTTGGGTATTGGACACACGCACTCATCGAGGTAGCGATCATTCTAGGGGCACACTGGTGCCCCGAGTGGGGCCGATGCAAACAAATTGTGGAGTACTTACTTCCTCATGGACAAGTTTTTCTGTCACCAGCAACAGTGGTAGCGGCCGTGCTTGGGGCAACAGCAGGCGCTATCCGATACCAATCCTTCCGGGAATTAGGAAGACATTTTACATATCACATCACGATCATGAAAGACCACAAGCTCATCACGACAGGTCCGTATGCACTGGTCCGCCACCCAGGGTACATGGGGTGGACCTTTCTGTATCCTGCAATGGCGATATATTACATGGCCCCGGGATCGTGGTTTAGGGAAACTGGAATGTATGCGCGCAAGGAAGGATGGTTGCTTATCCTTCCCATGTTCATCGCGTCGGTGGCGTTGATGGAGCTGGCAGTACGTAGATCAAACGCAGAGGACGAGTTGCTAAAGAAAGAGTTTGGGAAAGAATGGGAGAGGTGGGCTGACAGGGTTCGCTACAAATTTGTGCCTGGATTGTATTAG
- a CDS encoding Sensor for unfolded proteins in the ER ire1: MALLLLCAFAALLAWSQALSTRSADSQELARRAAVPSDYTSQRYGLPPVEEATPNINKEYDLLDIVLVASVDGKFHALKRSTGHILWSMSSFATTTSVSAPSSLAPLVRSSHPTPDFEAFDEPQQETYIIEPQSGFIYVLPTPDAPLQRFPFTMAELVELSPFTSGNPNDTRVFVGRKETSLLLIELETGKIKATLNAECPFIPDEFEDTPIDLDELEGSKPPMSAPTEVYIGRTDYIITIHQKPKPGMPLIPAQELSFSTYGPNNKDNHLQAIYHRTNDDMYVQSLTNGEIIAFHATSGHEKGRKAKPTDPESGKALWGHPFKTPIVAIFDVLQPVPATPHHGHSAHPIVLLQPRPRLQDLFPKLSSGPGLADPLLGKLASAYVGLVEETGSLFVMSADRYPLVVFSGGDRPGLSGGENGVESTYGRRTKYRAIDPPNAHTNSDEAHVGVLEDVEAADREYCAENPYDPRCLVGVRGMELGDGVEDRMKRLIDGPKTQAPAEQQPMGGNPQHRPVVQISPLRDVVVEDSENSSGGGSPQGRKLLEIDGPPTGSVSSRYQLVGSIDSNGGQFGRPPFGGAWEAVILSTLFGLLTVWVMWAKVKIRVGLGKQNSSEVVDASPKTTKLEEAVGISKAEGDTKLQVIAAESDPTIQNKDLDSIASRPAAAANVDESPTSVPGGVGTSKKETPTLDLPPIPTPLAPSEGLATPIPGTPTPGSGAPLGAEDGEDNEGEADGGASATPGKRRRPRGQRGKKKKQGLAPAPGSGEWVDIAKDQPSPPKEEEEKKPSIILTSSSPKPPVIQPPSLVVSDTILGFGSHGTVVFQGSLQGRAVAVKRLLQDFVTLAAREVSILQESDDHPNVIRYYYQESQGNFLYIALELCPASLADIIECPDREQWRDIAINFDPKRALKQITSGLRHLHALKLVHRDIKPQNILVSFAKSGAGGGFGGRAGGAGAAYRMLISDFGLCKKLDTDQTSFLPTAHGAMGAGTVGWRAPEILRGEVKLDEMSTGDDASLSSRGSVATINGNSSTSSGGGVPSSNMTRLTKSVDIFALGCLFYYTLTNGGHPYGDRFEREVNIMRDEKDLSGLERYGEEGTEAKNLIEAMLSFEARKRPDTTTCLLHPFFWDPGRRLNFLQDASDRFEIMCRDPKDQHLLTLETGAQSVVGNDWHSRLDKIFIDNLGKYRKYDGRSVQDLLRALRNKKHHYQDLPDNVKRHLGPMPEGFLGYFTRRYPQLFLHVHGVIQDTGLHSESMFRTYFELPDS; encoded by the exons ATGGCTCTGCTTCTGCTCTGTGCATTCGCCGCCCTCCTTGCATGGTCTCAAGCACTCTCAACTAGGTCTGCGGACTCACAAGAACTCGCTCGCCGAGCAGCGGTCCCCAGCGACTATACCAGCCAACGATACGGCCTGCCACCCGTAGAAGAAGCTACACCGAATATCAACAAGGAATATGATCTCCTCGATATCGTGCTTGTTGCCTCCGTCGATGGGAAATTCCATGCACTCAAGCGGTCGACAGGCCATATACTATGGTCCATGTCCTCCTTCGCTACAACCACCAGCGTTTCAGCACCCTCTTCATTGGCGCCGCTCGTGCGCTCTTCACATCCAACACCAGACTTTGAGGCCTTCGATGAACCACAGCAAGAGACATATATAATCGAACCGCAGTCGGGTTTCATTTACGTCCTGCCTACTCCCGATGCACCGCTCCAACGCTTTCCGTTCACCATGGCCGAGCTCGTCGAACTGTCACCGTTTACATCTGGCAATCCGAACGATACGCGAGTATTTGTAGGAAGGAAAGAGACATCTCTCTTGTTGATCGAACTGGAAACGGGAAAGATCAAGGCGACCCTTAATGCAGAGTGTCCGTTTATCCCTGATGAGTTCGAGGACACGCCAATCGACTTGGACGAGTTGGAGGGGAGCAAACCACCCATGTCTGCCCCAACGGAGGTTTACATTGGTCGTACCG ATTATATTATAACCATACACCAGAAACCCAAGCCTGGTATGCCGCTTATACCTGCTCAAGAACTGTCGTTTTCAACATATGGGCCAAATAACAAGGACAACCACTTGCAAGCTATCTACCATCGAACAAACGACGATATGTACGTCCAATCCCTCACCAACGGAGAAATTATCGCTTTCCACGCCACAAGTGGTCATGAGAAGGGGAGAAAGGCCAAGCCAACTGACCCCGAATCTGGGAAAGCGCTGTGGGGGCATCCATTCAAAACACCTAT AGTCGCCATATTCGATGTCCTGCAACCTGTCCCCGCGACCCCTCACCATGGACATTCTGCACACCCAATAGTGTTGCTGCAACCCCGACCACGCTTGCAAGATTTGTTTCCAAAACTTTCTTCAGGCCCTGGCCTTGCAGATCCTCTTTTGGGAAAGTTGGCATCGGCGTATGTTGGACTGGTGGAAGAAACTGGTAGTCTCTTTGTCATGAGTGCGGACCGATATCCTCTCGTCGTATTTTCAGGAGGCGACAGGCCCGGACTGTCCGGTGGTGAGAATGGCGTGGAGAGCACTTACGGGAGGAGAACCAAATATCGCGCAATCGACCCGCCGAATGCGCACACGAACTCGGACGAGGCGCATGTTGGCGTGCTAGAGGACGTTGAAGCGGCGGATCGAGAGTATTGCGCAGAGAACCCGTACGATCCTCGGTGTCTTGTCGGCGTGCGGGGGATGGAGCTGGGCGATGGTGTCGAGGATcggatgaagaggttgatcGACGGGCCGAAGACACAGGCGCCAGCGGAGCAACAGCCTATGGGAGGCAATCCACAGCATCGGCCGGTGGTGCAGATTAGCCCGTTGAGGGATGTGGTTGTGGAGGATAGTGAAAATAGCAGTGGAGGCGGGTCGCCGCAGGGCAGGAAGCTTTTGGAAATTGATGGCCCACCGACTGGGAGCGTTTCGTCGAGGTATCAACTGGTCGGGAGCATTGACTCAAATGGTGGACAATTTGGGAGGCCGCCGTTTGGAGGTGCTTGGGAGGCTGTTATTTTGTCGACGCTGTTTGGTCTCTTAACGGTGTGGGTAATGTGGGCCAAGGTCAAGATCAGGGTTGGGCTAGGCAAGCAGAATTCCTCCGAGGTTGTGGACGCTTCTCCAAAAACCACGAAGTTGGAGGAAGCTGTTGGGATTTCCAAGGCGGAGGGAGATACCAAGCTGCAAGTCATTGCTGCCGAATCGGATCCCACGATACAGAATAAGGATTTGGACTCTATTGCTTCGcggcctgctgctgctgcgaatGTCGATGAATCGCCGACATCTGTGCCCGGGGGTGTGGgaacaagcaaaaaagagacgCCCACTCTCGACCTTCCGCCAATTCCTACACCTTTAGCGCCATCTGAGGGCCTTGCGACGCCTATACCTGGCACTCCTACTCCTGGTTCTGGCGCACCTCTTGGTGCcgaggatggagaggataATGAAGGTGAGGCTGACGGTGGTGCTTCTGCTACACCTGGAAAACGGAGACGACCGAGAGGACAGaggggaaagaagaagaaacaggGACTCGCACCTGCGCCTGGAAGTGGGGAGTGGGTGGATATAGCAAAGGATCAACCGTCCCCAccaaaagaagaggaagagaagaagccGTCGATCATTTTAACGTCTTCTTCACCCAAGCCCCCTGTTATTCAACCACCGTCATTGGTGGTTTCAGATACCATCCTTG GCTTTGGGTCGCATGGTACTGTCGTGTTTCAAGGTTCACTGCAGGGACGAGCTGTTGCGGTCAAGCGTCTTCTACAGGACTTTGTCACTCTTGCCGCACGCGAAGTTTCTATTCTTCAAGAATCTGACGACCATCCAAATGTTATCCGATACTATTATCAAGAATCACAGGGGAACTTCTTATACATCGCACTCGAATTGTGTCCAGCGTCTCTGGCAGACATCATCGAGTGTCCGGATCGCGAACAATGGCGGGATATCGCAATCAATTTTGACCCAAAACGTGCGTTGAAGCAGATAACAAGCGGGTTGCGGCATTTGCACGCGTTGAAGCTAGTACATCGGGACATCAAGCCTCAGAACATACTAGTGTCATTCGCCAAgtcgggtgcgggtggtgggTTTGGAGGCAGGGCTGGTGGTGCAGGCGCTGCTTATCGGATGCTCATCTCAGATTTCGGGTTGTGTAAGAAGCTGGATACGGATCAGACGAGCTTTTTGCCCACAGCGCATGGCGCGATGGGTGCTGGAACGGTAGGATGGCGCGCACCGGAGATTTTGAGAGGGGAGGTGAAGCTGGATGAGATGAGTACGGGTGATGATGCATCGCTTTCGTCTAGGGGCTCGGTGGCGACGATCAATGGCAATTCGTCGACGTCTTCCGGTGGAGGTGTGCCGTCTAGTAATATGACGAGGTTGACGAAGAGTGTGGATATTTTTGCGTTGGGCTGTTTGTTCTATTACACGCTGACGAATGGCGGTCATCCATATGGGGATCGGTTTGAGAGGGAGGTCAATATCATGCGGGATGAGAAGGATCTAAGTGGGTTGGAAAGATATGGGGAAGAGGGCACGGAGGCGAAGAATTTGATTGAAGCGATGCTGAGCTTTGAGGCAAGGAAGAG ACCTGATACCACGACATGTTTGCTGCATCCTTTCTTCTGGGACCCCGGTCGCCGCCTCAACTTCTTGCAAGATGCTTCTGATCGGTTCGAGATCATGTGCAGAGACCCTAAAGACCAGCACCTACTTACGCTGGAGACCGGTGCTCAGAGTGTCGTTGGCAATGACTGGCATTCAAGGCTAGACAAAATTTTCATCGACAACCTTGGCAAGTACAGAAAGTATGATGGGCGGAGCGTTCAGGATCTCCTGCGGGCATTGAGAAACAAG AAACATCACTATCAGGATTTACCGGATAATGTTAAGCGACATCTGGGCCCCATGCCTGAGGGTTTCTTGGGGTACTTTACCAGGCGGTACCCTCAGCTATTCTTGCATGTGCATGGTGTCATACAGGATACAGGCCTCCACAGTGAATCGATGTTCAGGACGTACTTTGAACTACCTGATTCATGA
- a CDS encoding putative protein-S-isoprenylcysteine O-methyltransferase, whose amino-acid sequence MSLEKIPAILLTAFGVHICAQSPTPVIPENERKMKDGVLDIQIGSLIVKSAFWIHSAVELFIIGGAAICPESTSYQQALQYLLPVGHGSDRIYLSPFTAIAALLIVVGATIRYLCYQELGRHFTFQVTVLKGHKLVTTGPYSYARHPAYTGSAMAIAGIVMWCLAQGSWLRESYVQAGGDWTVILIPAVAVAFTLAFVINVLRRIPTEDRLLREQFGEEWEVWASAVPYRMIPFVY is encoded by the exons ATGTCTCTCGAGAAAATACCTGCTATCCTGCTCACTGCCTTTGGCGTGCATATTTGTGCACAATCGCCCACACCTGTGATACCTGAAAAcgagaggaagatgaaagacGGTGTGTTGGACATTCAGATTGGTTCACTCATTGTCAAG AGTGCATTCTGGATACACTCTGCTGTAGAGCTATTCATCATCGGAGGGGCTGCAATTTGCCCAGAATCAACATCGTACCAGCAAGCCCTGCAATATCTTCTACCCGTCGGTCATGGATCGGATCGAATTTACCTATCCCCTTTCACCGCCATCGCCGCACTTCTCATTGTAGTTGGAGCTACAATCAGATACCTTTGCTATCAGGAGCTAGGAAGACACTTCACATTCCAAGTGACTGTGCTGAAAGGACATAAACTAGTGACGACGGGACCATACTCTTACGCACGCCATCCTGCGTATACTGGGTCCGCCATGGCTATCGCAGGCATCGTAATGTGGTGTCTGGCACAGGGGTCGTGGCTGAGGGAGAGCTACGTGCAGGCAGGAGGTGATTGGACGGTCATCCTCATTCCCGCTGTTGCAGTTGCATTTACGCTTGCTTTCGTGATCAACGTGTTGCGGAGGATTCCGACCGAGGACAGACTACTGAGAGAGCAATTCGGAGAGGAATGGGAGGTTTGGGCAAGTGCTGTGCCGTACCGCATGATTCCTTTTGTATATTAA